The segment GCGCGATAGAGGACTGTGACCCGACATGTGTCTGGGAATACCGATGCGCATCATTTCCGTCGACGGCGACCGCGCCCGCTGCGAGGCCGGCGGCATCGAACGGGAGGTCAGCCTGTTCATGCTCCGGCCCGATCCGCCGGCGGTCGGCGATTACGTCCTCGTGCATGTCGGCTGCGCCATCCAGACGGTGCGGCCCAGTGACGCGCGCACGGCCTGGGAACTCCACGACGCCATGCGCAGCGGACATTGAGCGATGCACGAGACCTCGCTGTGCCGAAACCTGCTGGCGCGTGTCCTGGAGATCGCGCGCCATCATGATGCCGCCGCCGTGGCCGCCATCCGGCTGCAACTGGGCCCGCTCGGCCGCCTCGATCCTCAGCATATCATCGACGACTTCACCCAGATTGCCCTCGGCACCCCGGCACAGGAGGCGCGCATCGAGATCGAGACCGCCGCCCTTCAGGTGCACTGCCCCGCCTGCGGCATGGAATCCGAGGCCGCGCCCGATGATCCCTCCTGCCGGCGCTGCGGCAGCGATGACACGCGGATCCTGAACGGCGCCGAGCTGGTGCTGTTGAACGTGGAGCTCGCGGTGTGACGGCGCCACCCGGCAGCGACGAGGCCGCCGGCTGGCTGGAAAAGATCCGCCGTCTGCCCATCCCGCGCCGCTTTCGCATCATGAACGTGTGCGGCGGTCACGAGCGCGCGCTGACCCTGGCGGGCCTGCGCGCGATCCTGCCGGCGGGCATCGAACTGATCCCGGGGCCCGGCTGTCCCGTGTGCATCTGCCCGGAGCAGGACATCCACGCCGCGATCGAACTGGCGCAACGGCCCGGCATCACGCTGCTGGCCTTCGGAGACCTGCTGCGCGTGCCCGCAAACGCGGCCCGGGGGCTGCCGCGCTCGCTCGCCGAGGCGCGCGCCGCGGGCGCCGATGTCCGTGCGGTCGCCTCGCCGCAGGAGGCCATTGCAATCGCCTGCGCCGAACCCCGTCGGCGGGTGGTGTTCTTCGCCGCCGGATTCGAGACCACCACGGCACCGGTGGCAGCGAGCCTGCTGCAAGGCGTGCCGGACAATCTGTCACTGCTGCTGTCCGCCCGGCGTACCTGGCCGGCGGTGGCCATGCTGCTCGACTCGGACGCCTCCGGCATCGACGCCCTGATCGCCCCGGGACACGTGGCGACCGTGATGGGTCCGGAGGAATGGGACTTCGTGCCCGGGCGCTTCGGTCTGCCGACCGCCATCGCGGGCTTTACCCCCGCCTCGCTGCTGGCCGGCATCTATTCGACCCTGCGTCAATCGCTCGAAGGCCACTGTTTCGTCGACAACACCTATGCGGAAACGGTGCGGCCCGGCGGCAATCCGGCCGCGCGCCGTTGCCTTGAGGAGACCCTGGATATCGTCGACGCGGATTGGCGCGGCATTGGGGTGATCCCGCGCTCGGGCTATCAGCTCCGCGCCGCCTGGTCGCGGCTGGATGCGCGGCTGTCCTTTCAGGCCGAGCTGGATCAGTCACGGCGCCGGGCGGGAGAGATGCCGCCCGGCTGCGACTGCGCGCGTGTCGTGCTCGGCCGCATCGCTCCCGATGACTGCGCGCTCTACGGACGCGGCTGCACCCCGCAGGCGCCGATCGGTCCCTGCATGGTCTCCGACGAGGGAGCGTGCCGGATCTGGTGGGCGGGCGGCGTGCGCCAGCGCACCCGCCGTCATGCCGGAATGGAGACTGGAGCGGGAGGCGAACAGCTTGCCTCGCCCATTTGAAGCTGATGAAATGAGTGTGCGTTCGGATCGCTACCGCTTGAAGGAGGTACGCCCATGCCGTACAGCCATATCCTGATCGCCGTCGACTTTTCGGATGCCTCAGCGCATGTCGCGCGCCAGGCTGCCGGGATCGCGCGGCAGAATTCGGCGACGATGAGTCTGCTCCATGTGGTCGATTACCTCCCGCCGCTCGGCTTCGCCGATGACCTCCTCCCCGCGCCGGCCCTGCTGGTGGACGAGAAGGAATTGCTGGAACACGGAACATCCTCCCTCGAGGCCTTCGCGCGCAGGATCGGCCTTCCCGCGGAGGTGAAGCGTCACGTGCTGCTGGGCGCGCCGCATCAGCAGATCGTGGAATTCGCCGGCGCCCAAGGGGCCGACCTGATCGTGCTCGGCTCGCATGGCCGGCACGGCCTCGGCCGTCTGCTCGGGAGCACGGCGAACGCCGTGCTCAATCACGCGACCTGCGACGTCCTCGCGGTGCGCATCACGGCCTGAGCATGCCCGGGTCGGAATTCGAACGCGAGCGACAGCGTCTGCGGCGGGAGATCGAGACTGACATGCGCGACTGCGCCAGCGCCACCGGGCGCGACACCCTGTCGCCGCGCGTCATCGCCGCCATCGAAACCGTCCCGCGTGATCGCTTCGTGCCGCCCGGCATGCAGCCCTCCGCCTACGAGAACCGTCCCTTGTCCATCGGACTCGGGCAGACCATCTCGCAACCCTTCATCGTCGCCCTGATGACCGACATGCTCGATCCCGGGCCGGACGACGTCGTGCTGGAGATCGGCACGGGCTCGGGCTACCAGGCGGCCGTGCTGGCGCAGCTCGTCCGGCGGGTGTACAGCGTCGAGACGCTGCCGGAACTCGCGCAGACGGCGCGCGAGCATCTGGAAGGACTCGACTATCGTAACGTGGAAGTGCGCGTGGGCGACGGCCATCTGGGCTGGGCGGAGCATGCGCCCTACGATGCCATCATCGTCACCGCCGCGGCGCCCGAGATCCCGCCGGCACTGCTCGATCAGCTGAAGCCGGGCGGCCGCATGGTGATCCCGGTCGGGCTGCGCTATATGACGCAGGATCTGGTGCTGGTCACCAAGGACGCGGACGGCGAGACCCATCGCCGCAGCATCCTCCCGGTGGCCTTCGTTCCGCTGGTCGAGTCCGGCGCCGCGGACGCGGACGCGCCGGCACGAGACTAGCCGGCAAAAACGATCTCACAGGGCAGATTCTCCAGTATGCCCTGATAACCCCGCGCCTGAAGCCGGAGGGCTGTCGTTTCTTCGGGAGATAGGCGGGCTTGATGTCCAGCAGCGTCAGCGCATATGAATGATCCTGTAATAAATAATTATGAAATTATACAAATACAACCTATACCTCAGGTTCAGGGCCAGATGAAGCGTTTTCGGCTCCCAGATCGCAGCCTATAATAACCCGGTCAGCTCACCGGCGGGATCATGAGCGAGCCCATCGTGGTGAACAAGCACACAGGAGACTGCAATGACTGGACTGGCCGAGATCAAATGCGAGGCGTGCCGCGCCGGGGCGCCGACGGCAACGACGGAGGAGATCGCCGAGTTCCAGCCCCAGATCCCCGCCTGGCGCATCATCACGCGTGAAGGCATCGATCAACTGGAGCGCAGCTATACCTTTCGCAACTTCGTCGATGCCCTCGCCTTCACCGTAAAGGTCGGCATGCTGGCGGAAAAGGAATTTCATCACCCTGACATCCACACTGCCTGGGGCAAGGTGACCGTGACCTGGTGGTCGCACAAGATCAAGGGATTGCATCGCAACGATTTCATCCTCGCCGCGCGCACCGACCGGCTCTACGGCCAGGACTGAACACCCGGCGCTGCCCCTCGACGGGGTTCTTCAGCGTCAGGCGCGCACGACGCGTTGCCCGCCCCTCACCGCTGTGTTCAAGCCTCCAGCGTGAAACCGACCTTCAGCGTCACCTGATAATGGGCGACCTTGCCGTTCTCGATCTGCCCACGTGTGCCGGTGACCTCGAACCAGCGCATATTGCGCACCGTCTTCGCCGCGCGCGCGATGGCGTTTTCGATCGCGGGCTCGATCCCGTCGGGGGAGGAGCCGGTCAGCTCGATCAGTTTATAGACATGGTTGCTCATTCCAGGGTCCTCGTCGTTGGATGGGTGGACACGGCATGGTTACGATTCAGATCATAGCCTGCGCGATGCCCGCTGGAAAACCGCCTCACACCATATCTCTGATCTTGAGTCATATATCCTCTACTAACTATTGAATTATTTAATTAAAGATTGAGAAATCCACATCTCGAGCGGGCCGACCGGTTTCTGCGGTAGCATAGTGTATCCGCCGCATGCACATGACAGCCGATCCTCCGCAGATGTCCCCTACGGCCCCGCAATCGCCGGCGCCACCCGAACGCATCGCCCGTCACTGGCTGATCGGCGGGCGGGTCCAGGGCGTCGGCTACCGGCCCTTCGTCCACCGCCTTGCCACGCGCCTGGACATCGAGGGATGGGTGCGAAACCGGCAGGACGGCGTGGAGATCTTTGCGCAGGGACCGCCGACACAGGTCGCACGCTTCGGTGAGGCCCTGCTGCGCGAGGCGCCGCCCCTCGCTTTGCCGCGCCTGGTCACCGCCGCCGACACGGGATGGCAGCCGCTGCGCGGTTTCACCATTCGCGCGAGCCGGGAACATGCAGCGGTCGACGCGCATATCCCTCCCGATCTGCCTCCATGCACGGATTGTCTCTCGGAACTGCGCGATCCGCGCAACCGGCGCTATCGCCATCCGTTCATCAACTGCACCGCCTGCGGTCCGCGCTATACGGTGATCACCCGCCTCCCCTACGACCGCCCCTATACCACCCTGCGCGATTTTCCGCTCTGCGCGGACTGCGCGCGCGAATATGCGGATCCCGGCGATCGCCGCTTTCACGCGCAGCCGATCGGATGCCACGTGTGCGGACCGCGGCTGGAGTTTACCGACAGCAGCGGCGTCCGGATACACGGAAACGTGGAGGCACTCGATGCCCTGGTCACCGCGCTACGCGCCGGGAAGATCATCGGCGTGAAAGGCGTCGGCGGTTACCACCTGCTGTGCGATGCACATAACACCGGGGCGATCGCACGCCTGCGCCGCAACAAGCCCCGGCCCGATAAACCGCTGGCGGTGATGTTCCCGGAGGATGCCGGACTGGCCGCGCTGCGCCGCCACGTTGAAGTGGACGCGAGTATCGAGGCCGCCTTGCGTTCCGCCGTCCGCCCCATTCTGCTGTTGCCGAAGATCGCGGCAGATATGCCGCTTCCTGAGAACATCGCGCCCGGCCTCGCCGAGATCGGCGTCATGCTGCCCTGCAGCCCGTTGCACTACCTGATCCTCGACGATTTCGGCGGACCGCTGATCGCGACCTCCGCAAACGTGAGTGGCGAACCCGTGCTGATCGAGGCCGCCGAGGCCGAACAACGCCTGGCACGGGTGGCAGACGCCTGGCTGCACCACGATCGCCCGATCGAACGCCGCGTGGATGATTCCGTCTATCGCGTCATCGCTCGCGAGCCGCGCCCGCTGCGCCTGGGTCGCGGCCTGAGTCCGCTCGAACTCGAGCTGCCCTTCGCACTGAAACGGCCACTGCTCGCTGTGGGTGGTCATATCAAGAACACGGTGGCGCTGGCCTGGGACAGGCGCGTCGTCGTCTCGGCCCATGTCGGCGAACTTGAGGCGCCGCGCAGCCGCGCCGCGTTCGTCCGCGTCGTGGAAGATCTGCAAGCCCTCTACGGGATCCGCGCCGAGGCCGTGGCCTGCGACCGACATCCGCGCTACGCCAGCCGGCGCTGGGCCGAAGCGAGCGGCCTGCCCTGTATCGGGGTCTTCCACCACCGCGCCCATGCGGCGGCGCTCGCCGGCGAGCATCCCGCGGTAGCACGCTGGCTGACCTTCACCTGGGACGGCGTCGGATACGGGGAGGATCATTCCCTGTGGGGCGGCGAGGGCCTGTTCGGAGCGCCGGGCAACTGGAGACGCGCCACACACCTGCGCCCGTTCCGTCTTCCGGGCGGAGAACGCGCCGCGCGTGAGCCCTGGCGCAGCGCCCTGGCGCTGTGCTGGGAAAGCGGCCATCGCTGGGATGACGCTCCGATGGAAACTGCCCTGCTCCGCCACGCCTGGCGCCAGGGCCTCAATTGCCCTCTCACCTCCTCTGCCGGAAGGCTGTTCGACGCCGCTGCGGCGCTGACCGGCGTGCTGTCCTCCGGCAGCTACGAGGGACACGGGCCGGCGCTGCTGGAGGCCGTGGCGCAAACGACTGCGGACCATATCGACCTGCCCGTCACGCGACGGGAAGACCACACGCTGGAAGTCGACTGGGCGCCCCTGGTGCCAATGCTGCTGGATGCCTCGCTGAGCCGCGCACGCCGCGCGGGCCTGTTCCACAGCAGCCTGGCACACAGCCTGCTCGCGCAGGCAAACCTGCTGCGCGAGCAGGCGGGTGACTTCGTCGTCGGCCTGACCGGCGGGGTATTCCAGAATCGGCGGCTGAGCGAACAGGCCTGCGCGCTGCTCGCGGCGCATGGCTTCGATGTGCGCCTGTCCGGACGGATACCGTGTAATGATGCCGGGCTCTGTTACGGGCAGATCATCGAGGCGGGATATCGCGGAGAGATCGCGCCGCATGGCGCGCAGCCGCAATAGAAAACCGGACACGGGGACAGTCATGAAACCGACGGCTGACAAGCCGAACGAGAAAGTTGCCGACGAACCCATCGGCCTGCCGCACGGCAACGGCGGCCGTCTGATGCGCGAACTGATCGAGGAGATCTTCACGCGCGAGCTGTGCAACCCCGAACTCGACACGATGCTCGACGCGGCGACGCTCGCCTACCCTTCCGGAACGGTGGTGATGAGCACCGATTGCTTCACGGTCCAGCCGGTGGAATTTCCCGGCGGCGATATCGGCTCACTGGCCGTGCACGGGACGGTCAACGATCTCGCGGTCACCGGCGCGGAGCCGTGCCATCTCAGCCTGGGTGTGATCATCGAGGAGGGCTTCGGCCGTCACCGGCTTGCGCGCATCGTCGCCAGCCTGGCCGCCGCCGCGCGCGCGATCCCGGTGCGCGTCGTCACGGGGGATACCAAGGTCGTGCCGCGCGGCGAAGGCGGCGGGATCTACCTGATCACGACGGGGATCGGCCGTCGCCCCGGCGATCGCGCGCTGGATCCACGGCGCATCCGCCCCGGAGACGCCATCGTGGTCAGCGGGCCGGTCGGCGACCATGCCGTCGCCGTGATGCTGGCGCGCGGCCAGTACGGTCTGCACGGCGACCTGCGCTCGGATTCCGCCAGCGTGCTGCCCCTCACGCGCGCGGCGCTCGCCTTTCCCGGGCTGCGCTTCATGCGTGATCCCACGCGCGGCGGACTGGCCACCGTCATGCACGATATCACCCGCGCCGGCGGACTCGGTGTGCGCCTCCGCATGCACAACATCCCGGTACGTCCGGCAGTGCGGACCGTGTGCGACCTGCTCGGCTACGATCCGCTCTACCTGGCCTGCGAAGGACGTGTGGTGGCCGTCATCGAGCCTGCGCAGGCGCAGGCCTTGTGTGAGGCCTGGCGTTCCATGCCGGAGGGCGCGGGCGCCGCGATCATCGGCGCCGCCGTTGCGGATCAGGACGGGGTGATCCTGGAGACCGCCCTGGGCGGTGAACGATTCATCGAGGAACTGGAAGACGATCCGCTGCCCAGGATCTGCTGACAACGGTACTTACAGCGAGACATAAGGAACCCATCGCGCAGACGGCGACGAGCCCCGTCTGTCCATTCCATTGGATATCCATGACCGAGCCATGGCGCCATCCCTGGCGATCCAACGTTGGTTCGAACCGCCCACGCGATGGGTGTTCGGTCAAACTCGTTCGGGTCGGTCGCCGATCCACTCCGGGTCACCGCCCTGTGATCCACCGATCTTGCCTGCGAGGGCTGTCCGTCCTCATGAAGAAAGACAGTGGTTTCTGATCCGGCGAGTATACAAATATGGAAATAAAAATACTGCTCGACCAAATGGTTAATACGACACTCTTATGTCGGGCATAAAATAGTCCTGCCTTCTACACGAGAGGATTAGTACCTGCGCAGTACTACACGATGCTCAGACGAACCCGCGCTCCCTTATATGTCTGGCTGCCTCGCCCTTGGGAAGGTTCGGCTCAGGCACACCGTCCTTGAACTTCGCCATGGCTTGGGTACATCGACGTTTACCAGAAGGCCAAACCAACGTGGGATACTGTCGTGCTTGATCTCGGATCAGGCCGCCCGCGGCAACAGGGTGGCGGACAGCTGAGTCAACTGGTCGACGGCCTCGGCATGCACCTCGATCAGGGCATCGGCGTTGAGTCCGCTGACAGCCCAGCTGACCGGATCGGCCTCGCGCGCAAGGTGATGGGCCAACGCGGCCCTATCCGCATCGCGTAGGGGTCCCGTGTAGGGGCTGTCCGCGATGACGGCGGCGAGGTGGACCAGCGCGGCGTTGATTACCGCATTCCGGGCCTCGCCTGGCGCATGATGACATTTCACCGCTTCCCAGAGCGCATCCGGCAACAGCCATTGGCGCAGCAGCTCGCCGCCGACCTCGGCATGGTCGAAACCGATCACGCCACGCTCCAGTAGATGCAGGGGGGTCCCGGAATCCTTGGCGCGCAACAGTGTCTCGCGCGCCATTTCGGGCAGCTTGTTGGCAATAATCAGCTGGCCAATGTCGTAGAGCAGTCCGGCGACGAAAAGTGATTCGGCATCCGCCATCCTGGCCCGCACACCGAGCAGGCGGGCGATCAGCCCGCATAACAGGCTGCGATGACGGTAATCTTCGATATCGATCAAACCGCCCCTGAAGCGTCCCATGATGTCCAGCGCGGCGTATGCGAGTACCAGATCACGCAGACCGCGCGTTCCGATCACGGTGATCGCGCGCGAAATCGTATCAACGCGGGCGGTAAATCCATACATGGGACTGTTTGCGATCCGCAGCAGCCGCGCGGTGAGCGCGGGATCCTCGCTGATGACGCGCGCGATCATATTGCCGGAACTGCGCGGATCATCCACCATGCGGCTGATCCGGATGAACATGTCGGGCAGCGCGGCCAGGCGTATCGCCCCCTTCACCAGATCCTCGGGGCGCATCGGTTCAGGCGCAACGCGGTTTTCTCGCTCAGACATCATGATCCAGGAACCGGGCGCTCGCTGTAAATGGGATATCCTCGCGCCACCTGCTTGCGCTTCGGCGCATTACAGTAATCGTCCGCCCCGGGAGATTCTTTAAAATAACCCCGAACGTTCCCGGTCAATCCGGCCACAGGCGCTGTACGCGCTGCACCGAGACCGGCACCACGGTCTTAAGCTCCTGGGCAAACAACGACACCCGCAATTCCTCCAGCAGCCAGCGCACGGGGGGCTCCGCCGCCACGGCTTCATCGACACCCTGCCGCAACCATCTCTGCCACAACGGTCCGATGCCGGCGAGGCCCTGTGCGTCCCGGTCCGGCCGGTCGCGTAACCGGTCGAGCCGGATGCGCATGGCGCGCAGGTAGCGCGGGTAGTGACGCAACCAGTCCGGCGGAGTATCGCGCAGGAAACCGCGGTGGATCAGCCCGTCCAGCTGGCTCTTCATG is part of the Gammaproteobacteria bacterium genome and harbors:
- the hypD gene encoding hydrogenase formation protein HypD; amino-acid sequence: MTAPPGSDEAAGWLEKIRRLPIPRRFRIMNVCGGHERALTLAGLRAILPAGIELIPGPGCPVCICPEQDIHAAIELAQRPGITLLAFGDLLRVPANAARGLPRSLAEARAAGADVRAVASPQEAIAIACAEPRRRVVFFAAGFETTTAPVAASLLQGVPDNLSLLLSARRTWPAVAMLLDSDASGIDALIAPGHVATVMGPEEWDFVPGRFGLPTAIAGFTPASLLAGIYSTLRQSLEGHCFVDNTYAETVRPGGNPAARRCLEETLDIVDADWRGIGVIPRSGYQLRAAWSRLDARLSFQAELDQSRRRAGEMPPGCDCARVVLGRIAPDDCALYGRGCTPQAPIGPCMVSDEGACRIWWAGGVRQRTRRHAGMETGAGGEQLASPI
- a CDS encoding protein-L-isoaspartate(D-aspartate) O-methyltransferase — encoded protein: MPGSEFERERQRLRREIETDMRDCASATGRDTLSPRVIAAIETVPRDRFVPPGMQPSAYENRPLSIGLGQTISQPFIVALMTDMLDPGPDDVVLEIGTGSGYQAAVLAQLVRRVYSVETLPELAQTAREHLEGLDYRNVEVRVGDGHLGWAEHAPYDAIIVTAAAPEIPPALLDQLKPGGRMVIPVGLRYMTQDLVLVTKDADGETHRRSILPVAFVPLVESGAADADAPARD
- a CDS encoding dodecin domain-containing protein gives rise to the protein MSNHVYKLIELTGSSPDGIEPAIENAIARAAKTVRNMRWFEVTGTRGQIENGKVAHYQVTLKVGFTLEA
- a CDS encoding 4a-hydroxytetrahydrobiopterin dehydratase, whose translation is MTGLAEIKCEACRAGAPTATTEEIAEFQPQIPAWRIITREGIDQLERSYTFRNFVDALAFTVKVGMLAEKEFHHPDIHTAWGKVTVTWWSHKIKGLHRNDFILAARTDRLYGQD
- the hypE gene encoding hydrogenase expression/formation protein HypE; the encoded protein is MKPTADKPNEKVADEPIGLPHGNGGRLMRELIEEIFTRELCNPELDTMLDAATLAYPSGTVVMSTDCFTVQPVEFPGGDIGSLAVHGTVNDLAVTGAEPCHLSLGVIIEEGFGRHRLARIVASLAAAARAIPVRVVTGDTKVVPRGEGGGIYLITTGIGRRPGDRALDPRRIRPGDAIVVSGPVGDHAVAVMLARGQYGLHGDLRSDSASVLPLTRAALAFPGLRFMRDPTRGGLATVMHDITRAGGLGVRLRMHNIPVRPAVRTVCDLLGYDPLYLACEGRVVAVIEPAQAQALCEAWRSMPEGAGAAIIGAAVADQDGVILETALGGERFIEELEDDPLPRIC
- a CDS encoding HDOD domain-containing protein; the encoded protein is MMSERENRVAPEPMRPEDLVKGAIRLAALPDMFIRISRMVDDPRSSGNMIARVISEDPALTARLLRIANSPMYGFTARVDTISRAITVIGTRGLRDLVLAYAALDIMGRFRGGLIDIEDYRHRSLLCGLIARLLGVRARMADAESLFVAGLLYDIGQLIIANKLPEMARETLLRAKDSGTPLHLLERGVIGFDHAEVGGELLRQWLLPDALWEAVKCHHAPGEARNAVINAALVHLAAVIADSPYTGPLRDADRAALAHHLAREADPVSWAVSGLNADALIEVHAEAVDQLTQLSATLLPRAA
- a CDS encoding hydrogenase maturation nickel metallochaperone HypA codes for the protein MHETSLCRNLLARVLEIARHHDAAAVAAIRLQLGPLGRLDPQHIIDDFTQIALGTPAQEARIEIETAALQVHCPACGMESEAAPDDPSCRRCGSDDTRILNGAELVLLNVELAV
- a CDS encoding universal stress protein, translating into MPYSHILIAVDFSDASAHVARQAAGIARQNSATMSLLHVVDYLPPLGFADDLLPAPALLVDEKELLEHGTSSLEAFARRIGLPAEVKRHVLLGAPHQQIVEFAGAQGADLIVLGSHGRHGLGRLLGSTANAVLNHATCDVLAVRITA
- the hypF gene encoding carbamoyltransferase HypF, which gives rise to MSPTAPQSPAPPERIARHWLIGGRVQGVGYRPFVHRLATRLDIEGWVRNRQDGVEIFAQGPPTQVARFGEALLREAPPLALPRLVTAADTGWQPLRGFTIRASREHAAVDAHIPPDLPPCTDCLSELRDPRNRRYRHPFINCTACGPRYTVITRLPYDRPYTTLRDFPLCADCAREYADPGDRRFHAQPIGCHVCGPRLEFTDSSGVRIHGNVEALDALVTALRAGKIIGVKGVGGYHLLCDAHNTGAIARLRRNKPRPDKPLAVMFPEDAGLAALRRHVEVDASIEAALRSAVRPILLLPKIAADMPLPENIAPGLAEIGVMLPCSPLHYLILDDFGGPLIATSANVSGEPVLIEAAEAEQRLARVADAWLHHDRPIERRVDDSVYRVIAREPRPLRLGRGLSPLELELPFALKRPLLAVGGHIKNTVALAWDRRVVVSAHVGELEAPRSRAAFVRVVEDLQALYGIRAEAVACDRHPRYASRRWAEASGLPCIGVFHHRAHAAALAGEHPAVARWLTFTWDGVGYGEDHSLWGGEGLFGAPGNWRRATHLRPFRLPGGERAAREPWRSALALCWESGHRWDDAPMETALLRHAWRQGLNCPLTSSAGRLFDAAAALTGVLSSGSYEGHGPALLEAVAQTTADHIDLPVTRREDHTLEVDWAPLVPMLLDASLSRARRAGLFHSSLAHSLLAQANLLREQAGDFVVGLTGGVFQNRRLSEQACALLAAHGFDVRLSGRIPCNDAGLCYGQIIEAGYRGEIAPHGAQPQ
- a CDS encoding HypC/HybG/HupF family hydrogenase formation chaperone, giving the protein MCLGIPMRIISVDGDRARCEAGGIEREVSLFMLRPDPPAVGDYVLVHVGCAIQTVRPSDARTAWELHDAMRSGH